A part of Thermococcus sp. LS1 genomic DNA contains:
- a CDS encoding carbohydrate ABC transporter permease, translated as MRGKVRDLSFFLSPMIIMVFLFYLIPLVMTVYISMTRMRNWNVDRYLTEFVGLYNYDRLFYMFQHDPTFKAVVLTTLVFVGITLMINVFGGLALALATFFINEKSASSYRLLWLLPRMSPIAVYSLVWYYFFHGSEIGTLNSVLMHLGLISEPIPWGQVIPWGAWSIIIFVNGLVGVSFGMIVFTSALNQIPRELVVAARVDGASSWQISRRILIPMIKWHLLYVLTWQFLSLLTTYPHLFLLVQWDLVNRDYGTTLALYVFNTAFGRGEQDQGLAAAAAVILSIIGIIGGFVTLKVLKFERMMRRPRGDF; from the coding sequence ATGAGGGGAAAAGTTAGGGATCTTTCCTTCTTTCTGTCCCCTATGATAATTATGGTGTTCCTGTTCTACCTGATACCCCTAGTCATGACCGTCTATATTAGCATGACCCGGATGAGGAACTGGAACGTTGACAGGTATCTTACCGAGTTTGTGGGCCTCTACAACTACGATAGGCTTTTCTACATGTTCCAGCACGACCCGACCTTCAAGGCCGTTGTTCTGACCACCCTCGTCTTCGTCGGAATCACGCTCATGATAAACGTCTTTGGGGGCCTTGCCCTCGCCCTGGCGACATTCTTCATTAACGAAAAATCCGCCTCTTCATACCGTCTGCTCTGGCTCCTCCCCAGGATGTCGCCGATAGCGGTTTACAGCCTTGTCTGGTACTACTTCTTTCACGGGAGTGAAATCGGAACTCTGAACTCCGTTCTGATGCACCTCGGCCTCATTTCCGAACCCATCCCCTGGGGACAGGTCATACCCTGGGGGGCGTGGAGCATAATAATCTTCGTTAACGGCCTCGTGGGGGTAAGCTTCGGAATGATAGTCTTCACCTCAGCGCTGAACCAGATACCCCGGGAGCTGGTCGTTGCGGCGAGGGTTGACGGCGCTTCCTCGTGGCAGATATCAAGGAGGATACTAATTCCCATGATCAAGTGGCACCTGCTCTACGTCCTCACCTGGCAGTTCCTCAGCCTGCTCACCACATATCCCCACCTCTTCCTGCTCGTTCAGTGGGATCTCGTTAACAGGGACTACGGAACAACGCTGGCGCTGTACGTATTCAATACTGCCTTCGGCAGGGGTGAGCAGGACCAGGGGCTGGCAGCGGCGGCAGCGGTGATTCTCTCAATAATAGGCATAATAGGTGGCTTTGTGACTCTTAAGGTGCTCAAGTTCGAGAGGATGATGAGAAGGCCAAGGGGGGACTTCTGA
- a CDS encoding carbohydrate ABC transporter permease, whose translation MRDVEARPKRYEWLILLALLLASLPLLVGFSLLMLSSFSTEMVTNLDPGSFHFTLENWINLFQGKIATTGGIRVNIWRITLNTLIVALGVAGVVTLTSTMAGYSLSRIDFKGRKTMMVLLLVLHAFPGVALIVGVYLLYRLTFPESTGFVGLYSFLYVILARAALEIPMSIWLMKGFFDTVPWEFEWSGIIDGASRITVWRKIMLPLIKPGILSVALFAFLAGWQDIIYVRTFLIYQTLATFIEANIEAEYSHMPLIAAAGTFYLLPTIIFFLTAQKLLLQGYSGGIKG comes from the coding sequence ATGAGGGACGTTGAGGCTAGACCCAAGAGGTACGAGTGGCTAATCCTCCTCGCCCTCCTCCTTGCAAGCCTTCCCCTCCTCGTCGGCTTTTCCCTCCTCATGCTGTCGAGCTTCAGCACCGAGATGGTCACAAACCTCGACCCGGGTTCCTTTCACTTCACCCTTGAAAACTGGATAAACCTCTTCCAGGGGAAGATAGCCACAACCGGCGGGATAAGGGTCAACATCTGGAGGATAACCCTCAACACCCTCATTGTGGCCCTAGGGGTTGCTGGGGTAGTCACGCTGACGAGCACGATGGCGGGCTACTCACTGTCGAGGATAGACTTTAAGGGAAGGAAGACCATGATGGTTCTCCTCCTGGTTCTCCACGCCTTTCCGGGTGTTGCCCTCATAGTCGGAGTCTACCTCCTATACCGCCTTACTTTTCCGGAGTCAACGGGCTTCGTCGGGCTTTACTCCTTCCTCTACGTTATTCTCGCCCGCGCGGCCCTTGAAATCCCGATGTCAATATGGCTGATGAAGGGCTTCTTCGACACAGTCCCCTGGGAGTTTGAGTGGTCGGGGATAATCGACGGGGCATCTAGGATAACCGTCTGGAGAAAGATTATGCTCCCCCTGATAAAGCCGGGAATTCTTTCGGTGGCCCTCTTTGCCTTCCTCGCCGGCTGGCAGGACATAATCTACGTCAGGACTTTCCTGATATACCAGACGCTCGCGACGTTCATAGAGGCCAACATAGAGGCGGAGTACTCGCACATGCCCCTCATTGCCGCCGCCGGGACGTTCTACCTTCTTCCTACCATAATATTCTTCCTGACGGCCCAGAAGCTCCTCCTCCAGGGCTATTCGGGTGGAATTAAGGGATGA